TTGTTTCTGTTCTACCTAGTACGAAGAAAACGAAAAATCTATTTACAGAAGATTGTTTTAAAGTGATGAAGAATGATGTTGTCTTTATTAATATCGGTAGAGGTGATGTCGTGGATGAACAGTTATTAATTCGGATGTTGAAAGAAGGAGAGGTTAGACATGCAGTATTAGATGTGCATGTTCAAGAACCGCTACCGAAAGGACACCCATATTGGGAAATGGAGCAAGTAACCGTTACGCCACACTTATCGGGCATTTCTGATATGTATCAACCTAGAGGATTTGAAATTTTTGAACACAATTTAGAGGTTTTCTTACAAGGATTTGGAGAATATAGGAACAAAGTAGACTTATCGAAGGGATATTAACGTAAAGTTGCTTACGATTATTGACAAAGCTTTCAAAATCAAGGTACACTAATTATAAATATTATAAACTAATAATGCTTTTTAAAAGAGAGGTGCATGGCGGTGACAGAGAAACATATTGAAGAGGCAATGGGAATATTAAAAGAATCGGGCGTAAGGATCACACCGCAACGTCATGCGATATTGGAATTCCTCGTTGAATCAATGTCACATCCTACTGCGGACGAAATTTATAAAGCACTCGAAGGAAAGTTTCCGAATATGAGTGTTGCAACAGTTTACAATAACTTACGTGTGTTTAAGGAAGTCGGGCTAGTGAGTGAGTTAACCTACGGAGACTCATCAAGTAGATTTGACTGTAATACTAGTTCTCATTACCATGTCATTTGTGAAAAATGTGGGAAGATTGTAGACTTTCATTATCCTGGACTTAATGAAGTTGAAACACTTGCTCAACAAGTTGCAGGTTTCGAAGTAAGTCATCATCGTATGGAGATTTACGGAACTTGTCCTAGTTGTAAGAAAACAACTGAACATTAATATTTTAGCTTATGAAAAAAGCTGTATGCCTATTGTAGGCCTACAGCTTCTTTTTTTTGTTATAATCTTCATTGAACTCTTGGCCTTCTAAGTTAGGATCAAGTGTAAGTGGTTCATTACAATGCATACATAAATCGACACGACCAAGTATTTTTGTTACTTTACTACAGGAAGGACATCGAACTTGAACGGTTTTTGTCGATAACATACCAATCCAAAAGTAAACGACAGTACTTGCAACGATTGCTAGAAGTCCTAAAATAATAAATGCAGTCATTAACCACATGTTTTCTTTGAAAAATATACCGACGTACATAATTGCGAACCCAATAAATATTAAAGAGAGTGCAAATGAACGGATTTTATTTATTTTATTTGAATATTTTAAGCCCATATTTGGTAAACCTCCTATTCATAACAAGTATAGCATAGTGATTTTATGAGAATCTATAAATTTTTTGTAGATTCAAGAGGGAATAACTTATTTATTGTCGAACAAATAATAAACCCAGCGATGTGGGCCTAGTTAGATTTTCTAAAGCTATTTCAAGGAGTGAAAGATGTATGGAAAGTATGTTGCGTTCTATCTACCAAGAACGAGCTAGCCGTAAGGAGACTTCAGCAGTATTATTATTAGAAAAGGATGCGTTTCGTGGTTCACGAACGGATTATTTCGATGAAGTATTAGTAGTTATTGTGAATAAAGCAGACGTAAGTTGGTTCGTTAAGCATTATGAATACGAAGAGAAAAAAGCTGCAATGCATGTTGTAACGGAACAACAATTAAGAGAATGGATATTAAGTGGACCTAATCGCCGAATCGTTCAGTGGGTTCTTAATAGTAAGGTGATCTTTGAACGTAATGAATTTATAGAAAATCTACGAGAAGAGCTTAGAGAGTTTCCTATTAAGTTTCGAGAAAAGAAAATGAATTTAGAATTTGCTAAGCTATTGCGTAGTTATTCGATTGGTAGAGATTTATATGAATCCAAAGAGTATTTTGATGCATATAATCAAATGGTGCGTAGTTTACATCATCTTGCACGCCTTGCTGTAATGGAACAAGGATTTCTTCCAGAAGTAACAGTGTGGAATCAAGTAAAACAAATATCACCAGAAATATATATGCTTTACAAGGAATTAGTTGAAAGCAGCGAAGCACTTGAGAAGCGTGTTGAACTACTTCTTATTGCGAGCGGTTTTGCAATTAGTGCAAGAACAGAAAAAGGTAGTTGTCATTTTCTTAAAATATTGCAAACAAGTGATAAGTCTTGGACATTTGGAGAGCTAATGAAACATCCAGAAATAGAGGATTACGCATTAGATTTAGCAGTTCTAATTGAACACTTGGTTGAAAAAGGTTATGTACAAATAGTAAAAGAATCTACTAAGGGAGGAACCATTTATCAT
The sequence above is a segment of the Bacillus solimangrovi genome. Coding sequences within it:
- the perR gene encoding peroxide-responsive transcriptional repressor PerR, with the translated sequence MAVTEKHIEEAMGILKESGVRITPQRHAILEFLVESMSHPTADEIYKALEGKFPNMSVATVYNNLRVFKEVGLVSELTYGDSSSRFDCNTSSHYHVICEKCGKIVDFHYPGLNEVETLAQQVAGFEVSHHRMEIYGTCPSCKKTTEH
- a CDS encoding nucleotidyltransferase-like protein: MESMLRSIYQERASRKETSAVLLLEKDAFRGSRTDYFDEVLVVIVNKADVSWFVKHYEYEEKKAAMHVVTEQQLREWILSGPNRRIVQWVLNSKVIFERNEFIENLREELREFPIKFREKKMNLEFAKLLRSYSIGRDLYESKEYFDAYNQMVRSLHHLARLAVMEQGFLPEVTVWNQVKQISPEIYMLYKELVESSEALEKRVELLLIASGFAISARTEKGSCHFLKILQTSDKSWTFGELMKHPEIEDYALDLAVLIEHLVEKGYVQIVKESTKGGTIYHRTYRYKEGL
- a CDS encoding YgzB family protein produces the protein MGLKYSNKINKIRSFALSLIFIGFAIMYVGIFFKENMWLMTAFIILGLLAIVASTVVYFWIGMLSTKTVQVRCPSCSKVTKILGRVDLCMHCNEPLTLDPNLEGQEFNEDYNKKKKL